ATATTGATGTTGGTAGAACCTCACGGCTTCGAGAAACTCCTGTTTGAAGCGATTTCCGCTTTTGGCACGGTAGGTCTTTCGATGGGTATCACGGCGGATTTGAGCGTGGCGGGGAAGATACTTATCACCGTGCTGATGTATATAGGCAGGATCGGACCTCTGACGATGATCTATGCTTTCTCGATCAGGAAACACTATCTCAATGTAAACTATGCCGAAGAAAAAATTGCCATTGGTTAAGGGAGAATAATATGCCTCGCTATGCTGTAATCGGACTGGGAAGATTTGGAATGACGGTTGCCACAATACTGGCTGAGAACGGGTTGGATGTGATCGCAATCGATAAAAATCAGGCTATGGTGGATGACATTAGTAATAAGGTCACTCATGCGGTATGTATGGATTCCACGGATGAAAATGCCATCCGCATGCAAAATCTCTCCGAAGCGGATGCTGTGATCCTTGGAATTGGGAGCAACATTCAGGAATCGATCCTCACAGCCGCCATCCTTAAAAAGATCGGTGCTGGAGTGATTTATGCCAAGGTCGAGAACCAATTGCACGGACGGATATTGGAACTGATCGGAGTCCAACATGTGCTATTACCCGAGGAAATGGTGGGAAACCAACTTGCCAAAACCCTGATCTCCAAAAACGTGTTGGAATATATCAATCTATCCAGCGGACACATCGTGATCGAATTGGTCGCTCCGCCTGAATTTGTCGGGCGCGCCTTGTTGGATATTGCCTTGCCCAGCGCTCGGGGCATCAACGTTATCGCCATCAAATACAATTATCTGTCCGTCACCGAAGACGGCACAAATATCATCGAGAAACGGTTAAACGACATGCCCGGCG
The sequence above is drawn from the Candidatus Cloacimonadaceae bacterium genome and encodes:
- a CDS encoding TrkA family potassium uptake protein; amino-acid sequence: MPRYAVIGLGRFGMTVATILAENGLDVIAIDKNQAMVDDISNKVTHAVCMDSTDENAIRMQNLSEADAVILGIGSNIQESILTAAILKKIGAGVIYAKVENQLHGRILELIGVQHVLLPEEMVGNQLAKTLISKNVLEYINLSSGHIVIELVAPPEFVGRALLDIALPSARGINVIAIKYNYLSVTEDGTNIIEKRLNDMPGANDIVNEGDVLILLGPKSKIDKLIYDTATKKD